The stretch of DNA GGCAGGTCGAGCTTCTCGGCGAATCGGTGCGTGTTGCCCGATGCGCTCGAGAAATACACGACCTCGTTCATGACTGTGGCCTCGTGATGGACGCTCGCGACGCGGGACCCGAGGGTCACGCGATCTTCGCGGCGAGCTCCTCGATGCGGTCGGGGCGGAAGCCGGACCAGTGGTCGTCGTCGGTCACGACGACGGGAGCCTGCATGTAGCCGAGCTCCTTGACTGCCTGAAGCGCCTTCTCGTCGATC from Herbiconiux sp. L3-i23 encodes:
- the nrdH gene encoding glutaredoxin-like protein NrdH produces the protein MAITVYSKPSCVQCTATYRALDKKGLEYEIFDVSIDEKALQAVKELGYMQAPVVVTDDDHWSGFRPDRIEELAAKIA